One region of bacterium genomic DNA includes:
- a CDS encoding zf-HC2 domain-containing protein has translation MNERCDRWYAMLDDFLSGKLDAAAETFFLGHAAGCDRCREALMLVSADLPELGDPDGLDADELTGAVLAATSGPTCIRAESLLAMRPDGSLTEREAGLLEDHLAHCAPCSELASTLAWVMPAVSELAEPELDPAFTYDVLRATAAARARKRSGHLGRLGDRWQAWWTGQVGRPQFVWEAAFAATVALVLLFGTPLSPARETPAKALRVVRAGPDWLMERADQVLDAAGGLAADLSHDIGERRNRTAPDRSDLKRHGQALGSSLLRADFDEASTASRSMREDVKKMWENWRGCRPGSLEPPE, from the coding sequence ACGCCATGCTGGACGACTTCCTGTCCGGCAAGCTGGACGCCGCCGCCGAGACCTTCTTCCTGGGGCACGCCGCCGGCTGCGACCGTTGCCGGGAAGCGCTGATGCTTGTCTCGGCCGACCTGCCGGAGCTGGGAGATCCCGACGGCCTGGACGCCGACGAATTGACCGGTGCCGTGCTGGCCGCGACGAGCGGTCCAACCTGCATCCGAGCCGAGTCGCTGCTGGCGATGCGTCCCGACGGCTCGCTGACCGAGCGCGAGGCCGGCCTGCTGGAAGACCATCTCGCCCATTGCGCCCCCTGCAGCGAGCTGGCGAGCACGCTGGCCTGGGTGATGCCGGCGGTCTCGGAGCTGGCGGAACCGGAACTGGATCCGGCCTTCACCTACGACGTCCTGCGCGCCACCGCCGCCGCCCGGGCGCGCAAGCGTTCGGGCCACCTCGGGCGACTGGGGGATCGCTGGCAGGCCTGGTGGACGGGACAGGTCGGACGGCCGCAATTCGTCTGGGAGGCGGCCTTCGCGGCCACCGTGGCCCTGGTGTTGCTGTTCGGCACGCCGCTGTCGCCCGCGCGCGAGACGCCGGCCAAGGCGCTCCGGGTGGTCCGGGCCGGTCCCGACTGGCTGATGGAACGGGCCGATCAGGTGCTCGACGCAGCGGGCGGCCTCGCCGCCGACCTCAGCCACGATATAGGCGAACGCCGCAACCGCACCGCACCCGATCGCTCCGATCTCAAGCGTCACGGACAGGCGCTGGGATCGTCCCTGCTGCGGGCCGATTTCGATGAGGCGTCCACCGCTTCGCGTTCGATGCGCGAGGACGTGAAGAAGATGTGGGAGAACTGGCGCGGCTGTCGGCCCGGCTCCCTCGAACCCCCGGAATAG